In a genomic window of Micromonospora cremea:
- a CDS encoding TIGR03936 family radical SAM-associated protein gives MRYAKRGPLRFTSHRDFARAFERALRRAGVPIAFSQGFTPHPKISYASAAPTGVASEAEYLEIGLQAPVDPEALRAALDAALSPGLDVLDAVIANGGSLPDRIEASHWHIEMPEVDPAVLRAAVDAFTAADEVLVERMTKQGRRTFDARAAVISIDVLASTPTPSGAPAVPCAILELVVRQVTPSVRPDDVLSGLRVVADLEPPVSPRVTRLAQGTLTAQGAIVDPLDADRDGAAIVGH, from the coding sequence ATCCGGTACGCCAAGCGCGGGCCGCTGCGGTTCACCTCGCACCGGGACTTCGCCCGGGCCTTCGAGCGGGCATTGCGCCGGGCCGGCGTGCCGATCGCCTTCTCCCAGGGCTTCACCCCGCACCCGAAGATCTCCTACGCCAGTGCCGCACCCACCGGGGTGGCCAGCGAGGCGGAGTACCTGGAGATCGGCCTCCAGGCGCCGGTCGACCCGGAGGCGCTGCGGGCCGCGCTGGACGCCGCGCTCTCGCCCGGGCTGGACGTGCTGGACGCCGTGATCGCCAACGGGGGCAGCCTGCCGGACCGGATCGAGGCGTCGCACTGGCACATCGAGATGCCCGAGGTCGACCCCGCCGTGCTGCGCGCCGCCGTGGACGCCTTCACCGCCGCCGACGAGGTGCTGGTCGAGCGGATGACCAAGCAGGGCCGACGTACCTTCGACGCCCGCGCGGCCGTGATATCGATCGATGTCCTCGCGTCGACGCCGACGCCTTCCGGGGCGCCGGCCGTACCGTGTGCGATACTCGAACTGGTCGTGCGGCAGGTCACCCCGTCCGTACGGCCCGATGACGTCCTTTCCGGCCTCCGCGTGGTGGCCGACCTGGAGCCGCCGGTCTCGCCGAGGGTGACCCGGCTGGCTCAGGGCACGCTGACCGCGCAGGGTGCGATCGTGGATCCGTTGGATGCGGACCGCGACGGGGCAGCCATCGTTGGGCACTGA